The following are encoded together in the Anoplopoma fimbria isolate UVic2021 breed Golden Eagle Sablefish chromosome 13, Afim_UVic_2022, whole genome shotgun sequence genome:
- the slc6a4b gene encoding solute carrier family 6 member 4b, whose translation MAGSLTRQGSPNPGYSSNNAVPVITQTDSRDKWSKKMDFLLSVIGFAVDLGNVWRFPYVCYQNGGGAFLIPYILMAIFGGVPLFYMELALGQFHRTGAISIWKHICPIFKGIGYSICIIALYVSFYYNTIIAWALFYFYSSFSTILPWTNCDNAWNTPDCTNYFGIDNVTWTNSSRSPAEEFYTRNVLEIHKSDGLKNVGGVRWQLMLCLFLIFTIVYFSLWKGVKTSGKVVWVTATFPYIVLFILLIRGATLPGAWRGVVFYLKPQWGKLLETSVWVDAAAQIFFSLGPGFGVLLALSSYNPFTNNCYRDAIVTSLVNCLTSFVSGFVIFTVLGYMAEIRKVEVEDVAKDKGPSLLFITYPEAIANMMGSTFFAIIFFVMMIMLGLDSTFGGLEAIITAVLDEYPEHFSQRRELFVLGLVVVCFLGSLSTLTNGGAYVVKLLEEFGVGCSIIAVGFLEAIAVSWFYGIKRFSSDIESMLGKSPGLFWKVCWVAISPAFLAYIIVSSLLKAPPLTLFDYKYPDWSITVGYFIGLSSFMWIPIYMVYKLVWTPGSLKQRLAVCLRPERTIPDIHADSLNMATVP comes from the exons ATGGCCGGCAGTCTGACCCGCCAAGGATCCCCCAATCCCGGCTACAGCTCCAACAACGCGGTCCCAGTCATCACCCAGACGGACTCCAGGGACAAATGGAGCAAAAAGATGGATTTTCTCTTATCTGTCATAGGTTTTGCGGTGGACCTGGGAAATGTTTGGAGATTTCCATACGTATGTTATCAAAACGGTGGTG GTGCTTTCCTTATTCCCTACATTTTGATGGCCATCTTTGGTGGTGTGCCGCTCTTTTACATGGAGTTGGCACTGGGACAGTTCCACAGAACCGGAGCCATATCCATATGGAAACACATCTGTCCCATTTTCAAAG GTATAGGATATTCCATTTGTATAATCGCCCTCTATGTGTCCTTCTACTACAACACCATCATTGCCTGGGCCctcttctacttctactcctcTTTCTCCACCATCTTGCCTTGGACAAACTGTGACAATGCGTGGAACACCCCCGATTGCACCAACTATTTTGGGATTGACAACGTCACCTGGACGAATTCCTCCAGGTCTCCGGCAGAGGAATTTTACAC gaGGAATGTTCTTGAGATCCACAAGTCCGATGGGCTGAAAAATGTCGGGGGTGTTCGCTGGCAGTTGATGCTCTGCCTTTTTCTCATCTTCACCATTGTTTACTTCAGCCTCTGGAAGGGCGTGAAGACTTCAGGCAAG GTAGTGTGGGTGACTGCTACCTTCCCCTACATTGTGCTTTTCATCCTGCTCATTCGAGGCGCCACTCTGCCAGGAGCTTGGAGAGGAGTGGTGTTTTACCTGAAACCCCAGTGGGGGAAGCTGCTGGAGACCAGT GTGTGGGTGGACGCTGCTGCTCAGATATTCTTCTCTCTGGGACCAGGGTTCGGGGTGCTCCTGGCTCTCTCCAGCTACAACCCGTTCACAAATAACTGCTATCG TGACGCCATTGTGACCAGTTTGGTGAACTGTCTGACCAGCTTCGTGTCAGGGTTTGTGATCTTTACAGTGCTGGGCTATATGGCAGAGATTaggaaggtggaggtggaggatgtAGCGAAGGACAAAG GACCAAGTTTACTATTCATCACTTACCCAGAAGCCATCGCAAACATGATGGGCTCAACCTTTTTCGCAATCATCTTTTTTGTGATGATGATCATGCTGGGACTGGACAGCACG tttggTGGGCTGGAGGCcatcatcactgctgtgttGGATGAATACCCAGAGCATTTCTCTCAGAGACGGGAACTTTTTGTTCTGGGCTTGGTAGTTGTCTGCTTTTTGGGCTCTCTAAGTACCCTTACAAAT GGTGGTGCCTACGTGGTAAAGCTGCTGGAAGAATTTGGAGTAGGATGCTCCATCATAGCTGTGGGTTTCCTTGAGGCGATTGCAGTTTCCTGGTTCTACG GTATCAAAAGATTTAGCAGTGATATTGAGTCCATGTTGGGCAAATCTCCAGGATTATTCTGGAAGGTGTGCTGGGTTGCCATCAGTCCAGCATTTTTAGCG TATATCATAGTGAGCTCTCTGCTGAAAGCGCCGCCCCTCACGCTGTTCGACTATAAGTACCCTGACTGGAGCATCACGGTAGGATATTTCATTGGCCTCTCATCCTTCATGTGGATCCCCATCTACATGGTCTACAAGCTGGTGTGGACTCCTGGATCTCTCAAACAG AGGTTGGCAGTTTGCCTCAGACCAGAGAGGACCATACCAGACATCCATGCTGACAGCCTCAACATGGCTACTGTGCCATAG